atgcaagcccggattaagataCTTCATGATCTCTCTACGTGAAAAATgatccataatattaatattatattaaaaaatatcaagtcagaatacatattatatccatttTAATCACTTTTTCTTTTCGAAAATCCTCTTTCTatgttataatgatttattgtttgtataacattattacttGGATAGGTATCAAATATTACCAATATTCTCAAGAGAGCAAGTCTTGATTACCGCGGGTctgaatttattgtaatttttttcgaattttgaagaagtttttcaaaaaaaacaatttaaacttgGAATAGTTCAATTCGTTCAtatgaatttgtttttctttgagTTTTTGaaagtgtaaaataattattgaaaagccaaaaaataaaattagtaatattattatgaatacaaaatCCCAAGAAACAAACAACGATAGAGCATCTATTTAATATCAATGCTCTGTTTTTTAGAACTATTTTCTtacaaataaattcaatattgatttttaatttttatcttaagCGATACTGAAAAGAAAATGTACCTATTGCAGAATTTGAAGCTCCTAAAAACAATCCAATATCTTAAGGCACTCTCCCTTAACCCGGGCTTATTGTTCGCATGCCAGTTGATGATGTCAAGTTACCGTGTGGCTGTAGACGTTTCGATATGGATCTCAAAACAGGTACTCGTTTTGTAGCTTTTTCACAACATCCAACACTTAGAACTGATTCAAATGCTTTTCTGTACTGTTTATTCATTATGACGTATATGATTGGATTGACGCATGCTGACGCGTAAACCATAATATATGCAATCAAGAGAAGAgctaaattaaatagaaaatattatatttagctatGCATATAAatagatagtattataatttttagatgcAGACATgcagtttaatttatattttgataatttttagtattaaagtaatattgcatttaataaaatatcaattttaaatggtGTTTCATACTGTATACCTACtcatgtagattgtaggtacctttgaatagtttgtacattgtgcatttttattatataccacttaggtacaatatatatatatatgagtattAAAAAACACGTAACATACtacatacctaattattacttatacctctacacaaaataataatgcaactaaatttaattttactttatttaatttgatcGTTCTTTACATTAttgcattaaacctatataagtTGCATAATTGTGTAGATAAGTATCCTCTAAACACGCATCTGTTGAAATCTTTTatcaatattgtatgtttaatacTTATGAGATACTTAAATTGACATATACAGGGTGAAACAGATAGAGTTgatttttggaataacttttgttctaatcaatatttaaaatttttttatatataatttatagccacTTGCGCTAcacgtgtaataaataatttaaatttaattaaaatttttttgattaaattcaaaatagctaatttgtgaatctgattacaAGAACGATttggatggtaaaaacatttatctaagtcaagtagtttattttttagaatttttttaaatatcaacatttttttgattaaatataatttggtacgcaataacttttttaaaattattatttttggaaatttgttAACATgggtatatttcttaaactatttactaatcatgtaattttaacaatttttgtcatacgctTAAGtagcatcaatttttttttttggtaaattctttttgttttaccctgtatagtataatatataaataggtattatactcacaaaaattttatagatttatatttacattcgtaaaataatttgaaaatttgtttaatattattcacaaggatataaatatacaataaatataattttatatagttcCAATTAAGATTGCGGTAGAGCGAACAGAAAATCCAAGTAAGTACACGAAATGATTTTgcaatcaaatttatattatgttatgtattttgttttaactatttACCTGGGTATTGGACATCTGGATCTGAGGTTTTTGTGATTGTAATTGGTAAATAGCAAAGtacaaatgataaaaatatagccAACACCATTTTAGTTATCCTCCATTCACTGAGTTTTCTTTTTATTGACTGCATATTTGTGACTGTTGGATCACTTTGGGTGGATAATTGATGTTTTCGCATTCGTTGTTCTGACctgtgaataaatattaattaaatttcattattaataataataattattattataaattacgtacatgTACCGAAAAAAtacatgaataaattaaataaattattttagatttttaggaAAAATGTCTATTgtggtataataaaaataaataaataaacaatataattgagtttttctttcaatataattaaagtttgcttagatttgtatttgtttaaaaatgcgaaaatgtattataatttataaagttttaggttattttactattagtaaaaaatatccaatgctttaaacattattttaagtaatttaaaatttgaatatcgACATTTTTTAGCTAGTTGTGTGacaatgttgtttttaaaaaatatttactgttttaAGCATTAGGTATagcttgataaaataataaaagttacatattataaaaatatttaatacttatataatatatctaatatcggtagtaatatattcataatatgatcattaatttattcgaaatgttcaaaattttaaaattatttagttatgacTCAagtaaacaacataataaaatacatatagtcACATAAATAACATCACAACAATAATGTCTAGGTATTTCTTTTTTATGCATTATCTTATCTCATAGTATAAAGAAAATTGAACAACCTTTGTTTCGGtttattgtataaaagttaatttatatttgaatttacttACTTACGGACAACCCAAAATATACTAGTATAACAGCAAACAATTACAATACACGGTATGATGAACCCAGTGATAAAAAGTGCAAATTTCGAAGATCGACCAGATTCATCTGATATTATTGAACATGAACCTAACTTTGGatcattttcaaatttaccttaaaaaaaatactattagaaaatattacaatttaggtaggcaatttataatattatcaaatacataccCCATTTACCTAAAAGGGTAGGTACCAGCATGCCAAATGAAATAATCAGACAA
Above is a window of Metopolophium dirhodum isolate CAU chromosome 3, ASM1992520v1, whole genome shotgun sequence DNA encoding:
- the LOC132941593 gene encoding G-protein coupled receptor moody-like, with the translated sequence MSSSDQSMGFEPWLKENQTIRYAAAFITLLIMCIGIVGNSLTILVILKSPRIRNVASAFIISLGAADLLFCIAVLPFNASRFLNINWVQYPILCSMVPFFQYGNIGISLLFITMITINRYIMIVHSSLYSIVYRPIWITSMIILCLIISFGMLVPTLLGKWGKFENDPKLGSCSIISDESGRSSKFALFITGFIIPCIVIVCCYTSIFWVVRKSEQRMRKHQLSTQSDPTVTNMQSIKRKLSEWRITKMVLAIFLSFVLCYLPITITKTSDPDVQYPALLLIAYIMVYASACVNPIIYVIMNKQYRKAFESVLSVGCCEKATKRVPVLRSISKRLQPHGKNQEDRGFGTTVSHVSSIALESLDYNNRISRIA